The following coding sequences are from one Spea bombifrons isolate aSpeBom1 chromosome 13, aSpeBom1.2.pri, whole genome shotgun sequence window:
- the TTI1 gene encoding TELO2-interacting protein 1 homolog — protein sequence MADPTYAHGAFELLRPHCVRLTMEQTLPNVESLRSQISAMEVSALQGLLEYVLFPLRFSLKTSTSKKPAFVQAVLECISYLLSCTCVKSSDTLHELFNELCCCLPPDPLKRVPEELKLGVASALRSLLCSSSRDVLPVLYKPSTLPELGFAITMLLRLAELEKSREIRLEALNCLEALSLPDLKISVGDLLASFLPGVCTVLTRIICGDPKQGYRVTTAAVKLWAGIVSKVLSDEDLAKVPEKKPVVIGVSERVSELMIHRDKSWVKHTASRLLVHLEKITQHCTADPHWKVRLALVNLGHLLLTRCWNSLEETTGNLLKILVGHMSDDRPEVKARAMEALQEVTKDGPSSRCLGEVLSENLHSLAVTLPRLLSSQDDQGKLHTLALLLGYLQLLGPRLTHTLHSSAHLQRLSAALLQTLELDFCSVKVVEERTPSSACPLEQSTTDGAQQKSFRFFRDPRVLAFIQRVCRLLGYYGDFRLLTDHFLGMYRAHRLPAVLVLNQLVLGAAGIEVEALDGGSRAMNAEELLDVVRPLLEEYIDPANWHLHTCQNSEELGGRLALLHLGTPARPSLSDMSANAWKLCLQLEGIACFAQALGQSFHSLLITALYPLLEKAGDPSLMVSRAALLALSNVSQACGYKDVNQLIELNADYLESEISAGLRLLHQRHGGAACVLHAVLENCGPNLLPLLGELIQDLLPALDQSQDEAAKILLPVLNSLLAYIGKWFPPENVIVAEEPVNDLEHAGSLANEMQEFLRNHIEGQRVARGDVLEEECTDVEPPPETSDSEQKPPMATHIKISKEVAEKCTHFLSHGDPQIRIQALDALRLSLKALQAEENVLLPLAHKIWPCLVKRLLQDEPLILLRAFQVLVSLTVSCKDFLRQRICKDALPAFLNSLRSQAAISSRDGPVYSHTQGFKLQLALLDGLGTLCVSMELGDSDLMEVVDSCMLYLSARQPKKLQDAAVRTLLTLAKMDPDLVWLHLHEWQTPPAAPHSSLAKLEWRVRAHDEYTHNVLKLLQKM from the exons ATGGCAGACCCCACTTACGCACACGGTGCTTTTGAGCTCCTGCGCCCGCACTGCGTGCGGCTTACGATGGAACAGACGCTGCCTAACGTTGAAAGTCTGCGCTCGCAGATCTCTGCCATGGAGGTATCGGCTCTTCAGGGCCTGCTGGAGTACGTCTTGTTTCCGCTCCGCTTCTCCTTGAAGACATCAACCTCAAAAAAGCCGGCTTTTGTGCAGGCGGTGCTGGAATGTATCTCTTATCTCCTATCCTGCACTTGTGTTAAGAGCTCCGACACGTTGCATGAGCTTTTCAATGAGCTATGCTGCTGCCTTCCCCCTGATCCGCTTAAACGAGTTCCAGAGGAGCTAAAGCTGGGAGTAGCTTCTGCGCTTCGCTCTTTGCTCTGTTCCTCGAGTCGTGATGTACTTCCTGTCCTTTATAAGCCTTCTACTCTTCCTGAGCTTGGATTCGCCATCACCATGCTACTGAGACTCGCAGAGCTTGAGAAGTCACGAGAGATACGATTAGAGGCTTTGAATTGTTTGGAAGCTCTGTCGCTGCCAGATCTGAAGATATCGGTGGGAGATCTTTTGGCTTCCTTTCTGCCTGGTGTCTGCACGGTCCTCACTAGGATAATTTGTGGAGACCCGAAGCAGGGTTACCGAGTGACAACTGCTGCAGTAAAGCTCTGGGCTGGTATAGTCTCCAAAGTCTTGTCTGATGAGGACCTAGCAAAAGTTCCCGAAAAGAAGCCTGTGGTTATTGGGGTGTCCGAGAGAGTATCAGAACTTATGATTCATAGGGACAAGTCTTGGGTGAAACACACAGCTAGTCGCCTGCTTGTACATCTAGAAAAAATCACTCAGCATTGCACAGCTGATCCACACTGGAAAGTGAGGCTAGCACTTGTCAACCTGGGCCATCTTCTGCTTACTCGTTGTTGGAATTCCCTAGAGGAGACAACAGGGAATCTCCTTAAAATCTTAGTGGGTCATATGAGTGATGATAGACCTGAGGTGAAGGCAAGAGCAATGGAGGCCCTGCAGGAGGTGACAAAAGATGGTCCATCATCACGGTGCCTCGGGGAAGTGCTTTCAGAAAACCTCCACTCGCTTGCTGTGACACTTCCGAGGTTACTGAGTTCTCAGGACGACCAAGGCAAGCTTCACACTTTGGCACTCTTACTGGGATACCTACAGCTACTTGGCCCACGTCTTACTCACACCCTGCACTCATCTGCTCATCTACAGCGTCTTTCTGCCGCACTTCTCCAGACGCTGGAGCTCGACTTTTGTTCCGTCAAGGTGGTGGAGGAGCGGACTCCTTCCTCTGCTTGTCCTTTGGAACAGTCAACCACAGACGGAGCTCAACAGAAGAGCTTCCGTTTCTTCAGGGACCCACGCGTGCTCGCCTTTATTCAGCGTGTATGCCGTCTTTTGGGATACTATGGTGACTTCCGTTTGCTTACCGATCATTTCTTGGGCATGTACCGAGCTCACAGGCTCCCTGCGGTGCTAGTGCTGAACCAACTGGTTCTGGGAGCTGCTGGGATTGAAGTGGAGGCGCTGGATGGAGGTAGCCGAGCAATGAATGCAGAAGAACTGCTGGATGTTGTGCGCCCTCTTCTGGAAGAGTACATTGACCCTGCCAATTGGCACTTACATACATGCCAGAACAGCGAAGAACTTGGAGGTCGGTTGGCATTACTCCATCTTGGAACTCCTGCCAGGCCTTCCCTCAGTGATATGAGTGCCAATGCCTGGAAGCTCTGTCTTCAACTTGAAGGAATTGCATGCTTCGCGCAGGCTCTAGGCCAGTCCTTCCATTCACTTCTCATAACTGCCCTTTACCCGCTGCTAGAGAAAGCTGGAGACCCCTCATTAATGGTCAGTAGAGCAGCTTTGCTGGCGCTGAGCAATGTTAGCCAAGCTTGCGGTTACAAGGATGTCAACCAGCTTATTGAACTCAATGCAGACTACCTAGAAAGTGAGATCTCTGCGGGTCTAAGACTCCTTCATCAGCGCCATGGGGGCGCAGCATGTGTTTTGCATGCCGTGCTGGAAAACTGTGGGCCCAACCTGTTGCCCTTGCTGGGAGAACTTATCCAGGATCTCCTCCCTGCGTTGGACCAGTCACAGGATGAAGCGGCCAAAATCCTCCTTCCTGTGCTTAACTCGCTCCTAGCGTACATAG GGAAGTGGTTTCCTCCAGAAAACGTTATTGTGGCTGAAGAACCCGTTAACGATCTGGAACATGCTGGGAGTCTGGCAAACGAAATGCAGGAGTTTTTGAGGAATCATATTGAAGGGCAACGCGTGGCAAGAGGAGATGTTCTGGAGGAGGAGTGCACAG ATGTGGAGCCCCCACCAGAGACCAGTGACAGTGAGCAGAAGCCACCAATGGCCACTCACATCAAGATCTCCAAAGAAGTGGCTGAGAAGTGTACGCACTTCCTATCGCACGGTGACCCGCAGATCCGAATACAG GCTCTAGACGCACTGCGACTGTCTTTAAAAGCACTGCAAGCCGAGGAAAATGTGCTTCTACCTCTTGCTCACAAAATCTGGCCTTGCCTGGTGAAGAGACTGTTACAGGATGAGCCACTTATACTGCTACGGGCTTTTCAG GTGTTGGTCTCCCTTACTGTCTCCTGCAAAGATTTCCTCCGGCAGCGGATTTGTAAAGATGCGCTTCCTGCTTTTCTCAATTCCTTGCGCTCTCAGGCAGCAATCAGTTCTCGGGACGGGCCTGTCTATAGCCATACCCAAGGTTTTAAGCTACAGCTGGCTCTTCTGGATGGACTGGGGACGCTGTGTGTGTCAATGGAACTAG GTGACAGTGACTTAATGGAGGTGGTCGATTCCTGCATGCTGTACCTGAGTGCCCGCCAACCAAAGAAGCTTCAGGATGCTGCGGTCAG AACCTTGCTGACTTTGGCCAAGATGGACCCAGATCTCGTATGGTTGCACCTTCATGAATGGCAGACTCCACCGGCAGCCCCACACTCCTCCCTTGCCAAGCTGGAGTGGAGGGTCAGGGCCCACGATGAATATACCCACAATGTTCTTAAACTCCTGCAGAAGATGTGA
- the RPRD1B gene encoding regulation of nuclear pre-mRNA domain-containing protein 1B codes for MASFTEPALEKKLSELSNSQQSVQTLSLWLIHHRKHAANIVTVWQRELRKAKPSRKLTFLYLANDVIQNSKRKGPEFTREFETALLDAFTHVSSEAEDGCRKALERLLHIWQERSVYTADFIQQLRSAIDGDNSPREPPVIEEKTTTLKRTFQQVQEEDDDYPASYSPRDPTAGPLLTEDLIKALQDLENAASGDAAVRQKIASLPQEVQDVSLLEKITDKEAAERLSKTVDEACLLLAEYNGRLAAELDDRRQLARMLMEYTQSQKEALSNKEKKLEEYKQKLARVTQVRKELKSHIQSLPDLSLLPNVTGGLAPLPSAGDLFSTD; via the exons ATGGCGTCATTTACCGAACCGGCCCTGGAGAAGAAGCTTTCGGAGCTTAGTAATTCTCAGCAGAGCGTGCAGACATTGTCCCTATGGCTGATCCATCACCGGAAGCACGCAGCTAATATAGTGACAGTGTGGCAGCGGGAGCTCCGGAAAG CCAAGCCAAGTCGGAAGCTGACCTTCCTGTACCTGGCCAACGATGTGATCCAGAACAGCAAGCGGAAGGGACCCGAGTTCACCCGTGAGTTTGAGACAGCGCTGTTGGATGCGTTCACACATGTGTCCAG CGAGGCGGAGGATGGCTGCCGGAAGGCACTGGAGAGGTTGCTGCACATCTGGCAGGAGCGCAGCGTCTACACAGCCGACTTCATCCAGCAGCTCCGATCGGCTATTGATGGAGATAACAGCCCCAGGGAACCCCCAG TGATCGAGGAGAAGACGACGACATTAAAACGTACTTTCCAGCAAGTTCAAGAAGAAGACGATGATTACCCAGCCAGCTACTCCCCGCGGGACCCCACGGCCGGACCCCTTTTG ACCGAAGATCTCATCAAAGCTCTTCAAGATCTTGAAAATGCCGCATCAGGCGACGCTGCCGTAAGGCAGAAGATCGCATCCCTTCCGCAAGAAGTCCAAGATGTATCGTTACTGGAAAAGATCACCG ACAAAGAAGCCGCCGAGCGACTTTCCAAGACGGTGGATGAGGCTTGTTTACTGCTGGCGGAGTACAACGGGCGACTGGCAGCTGAATTAGACGATCGCAGGCAGTTGGCGCGAATGCTGATGGAGTATACACAGTCTCAGAAGGAGGCCTTGAGCAACAAGGAGAAGAAGCTAGAG GAATACAAACAGAAGCTAGCTCGGGTGACGCAAGTACGGAAAGAGCTGAAGTCTCACATACAGAGCCTCCCCGACCTTTCGCTACTTCCCAACGTTACAGGTGGACTGGCACCTCTCCcctctgcaggggacctgttcTCCACAGATTAG
- the TGM2 gene encoding protein-glutamine gamma-glutamyltransferase 2: MAEDLVLESCDLDCSSNNRSHHTADAGCTKLIVRRGQAFHVKLHFSTRGYEEGVDNLAINVETGPQPSQECGTQAHIPVSDSLQEGAWSAAVSSNDGNELVLSINSPPDAPIGSYNFSLEASTGYQGTSFHLGTFILLFNPWCPEDTVYIENEDQRTEYVVTQYGIIFQGTKNSINSVPWNFGQFEDGILEACLQLLDTNPKFVRDSSRDCSRRNDPVYISRVVSAMVNCNDDRGVLYGRWDNQYDDGISPMFWIGSVDILRRWRKFGCQAVRYGQCWVFAAVACSVLRCLGIPSRVITNYYSAHDTNSNLLIEQYLDEQGNKQKKQKDMIWNFHCWIEAWMARPDLGGGYDGWQVVDPTPQEKSEGVYCCGPAPVIAIKEGDLGMKYDVPFIFAEVNADVIYYVEQKDGTVKQTVSTFQVGQNISTKAVGRDNREDITHNYKYPEGSEDERRVFEKANKLSGLEKEEERGDASGITIKIKGSEGMNKGSDFDVFAVINNGTEQDKECRLMFCGRTASYTGDVGPQCAMKDLLNLKLEAQSEKKVPLRLNYEQYGCNLTEDNLIKMMALLHDYSTKDIYLATRDIYVKNPDIKVKVMGEPMQNRKLVAEISLKNPLNEPITGCSFSVEGAGLIEGLLEKTLDCPVEPGQDAKVRVDLRPQQAGLRKLVVDFESDRLKAVKGHRNIIIAPQPK, encoded by the exons ATCTGGTTCTGGAAAGCTGCGACTTGGATTGCTCCAGCAATAACCGCAGCCACCACACGGCCGATGCTGGCTGTACGAAGCTCATTGTCCGCAGGGGACAGGCCTTCCATGTCAAGCTCCATTTTTCCACCCGGGGTTACGAGGAAGGGGTAGACAATCTGGCGATCAATGTTGAGACAG GTCCACAGCCTTCTCAAGAATGCGGAACCCAAGCTCACATTCCGGTGTCGGACTCCCTTCAGGAAGGAGCCTGGAGCGCAGCTGTGAGTAGCAACGATGGGAATGAGCTAGTACTGTCAATCAACTCTCCACCTGATGCACCCATTGGCTCCTACAACTTTTCACTGGAGGCCTCCACAGGATACCAAGGAACCAGCTTCCATCTTGGGACTTTCATTTTACTCTTCAACCCATGGTGTCCCG AGGACACTGTATACATAGAAAATGAGGACCAGCGAACAGAGTATGTGGTGACCCAGTATGGAATCATCTTCCAAGGCACGAAGAACTCAATAAACAGTGTTCCATGGAACTTTGGTCAG TTTGAAGACGGCATATTAGAAGCATGCCTCCAGTTACTGGATACCAACCCTAAATTCGTGAGAGACTCCAGTCGGGACTGTTCTCGACGGAATGACCCGGTTTATATCAGTCGTGTTGTGAGTGCTATG GTAAATTGCAACGACGATAGAGGAGTGCTCTACGGCCGCTGGGACAACCAGTATGATGATGGCATCAGCCCCATGTTCTGGATAGGCAGTGTTGACATTTTACGGCGGTGGAGGAAATTTGGGTGCCAGGCTGTGAGATACGGGCAATGTTGGGTTTTTGCTGCTGTGGCGTGTTCAG TACTGCGTTGTCTTGGGATCCCAAGCCGTGTCATCACTAACTACTACTCTGCCCATGATACTAACAGCAACCTGTTGATCGAGCAGTACCTGGATGAACAAGGCAATAAGCAGAAGAAACAGAAGGACATGATATG GAACTTCCACTGCTGGATAGAGGCGTGGATGGCGCGTCCAGATCTGGGAGGAGGTTACGACGGGTGGCAGGTTGTGGATCCAACCCCACAGGAGAAAAGTGAAG GAGTATACTGCTGTGGCCCAGCTCCCGTCATCGCCATCAAGGAGGGTGACCTGGGTATGAAGTACGACGTTCCATTTATTTTTGCGGAGGTGAACGCAGATGTGATTTATTATGTGGAGCAGAAGGACGGCACGGTCAAACAGACTGTTTCCACTTTTCAAGTGGGTCAGAATATCAGCACAAAGGCTGTGGGACGGGACAATAGAGAAGacatcacacacaattacaaataCCCAGAGG GCTCTGAGGATGAACGAAGGGTCTTTGAAAAAGCAAACAAGCTCTCTGGGCTGGAGAAGGAAGAGGAAAGGGGGGACGCCTCTGGAATCACCATCAAGATTAAAGGTTCCGAAGGGATGAACAAAGGCAGTGACTTTGACGTGTTTGCGGTGATCAACAACGGCACAGAACAGGACAAGGAATGTCGCCTGATGTTTTGCGGTCGCACAGCCAGTTATACTGGAGATGTCGGCCCACAATGTGCGATGAAGGATCTTCTCAACCTCAAGCTGGAGGCTCAATCAG AAAAGAAAGTACCTCTGCGGCTTAATTATGAGCAGTACGGGTGCAACCTGACAGAAGACAACCTCATCAAAATGATGGCTCTCCTGCATGATTATTCAACGAAGGATATCTACCTGGCCACGAGAGATATTTATGTCAAGAATCCGGACATCAAAGTGAAG GTTATGGGGGAGCCCATGCAAAACCGGAAGCTGGTGGCTGAGATTTCACTAAAGAATCCTTTAAATGAACCGATAACCGGCTGCAGCTTCTCCGTGGAAGGAGCCGGTCTGATAGAGGGACTCTTGGAGAAGACTCT CGACTGCCCCGTGGAGCCCGGACAAGATGCGAAGGTCAGAGTGGACCTCCGTCCCCAACAAGCCGGACTGCGGAAGCTAGTGGTGGACTTTGAGAGCGACCGCCTGAAAGCAGTGAAAGGTCACAGGAATATCATTATCGCGCCCCAACCCAAGTGA